A single Silvibacterium dinghuense DNA region contains:
- the fabF gene encoding beta-ketoacyl-ACP synthase II: MKRRVVVTGLGLVCAVGNTAPEAWKNLLAGKSGMGPITSFDTTGFSVTFAAEVKDFDPLQFVDKKESRKMARFIHLALAAVHEAIETSGLKIDASNAERIGTFIGSGIGGFEVIEREHSNLIAGGPRKISPFFIPAAIVNMAAGQVSIKYGAKGPISATATACTTSANAIGDAARIIEHGDADVMIAGGSEAAVTPMSVGGFAAMRALSTRNDAPTRASRPFDKDRDGFVVGEGAGILLLEELEHAKARGANILAELIGYGMSADAYHMTGIAPEGEGAQRSMRAALRDAGIQPEEVGYVNAHATSTPLGDGNESKAIEIVFGEHAFTPKFKVSSTKSMTGHLLGGAGGLEAGITVLALRDQKLPPTINLENVDPECHLDYVPNVAQDHSFDVALSNSFGFGGINGSLVFRRWKG; the protein is encoded by the coding sequence GTGAAGCGTCGCGTCGTCGTCACCGGGCTGGGACTGGTCTGCGCTGTCGGCAACACCGCCCCGGAAGCCTGGAAAAATCTGCTCGCCGGCAAGAGCGGCATGGGCCCGATTACCAGTTTCGACACTACTGGTTTTTCGGTCACCTTCGCCGCCGAGGTCAAGGACTTCGATCCACTGCAGTTCGTGGATAAGAAGGAATCGCGCAAGATGGCGCGCTTCATCCACCTGGCCCTCGCCGCCGTCCATGAGGCCATTGAAACCTCCGGCCTCAAGATCGACGCGTCGAACGCCGAGCGTATCGGCACCTTCATCGGCTCCGGCATCGGCGGATTCGAGGTTATCGAGCGCGAGCACTCGAACCTCATCGCCGGCGGACCGCGCAAGATTTCCCCTTTCTTTATCCCCGCAGCCATTGTGAACATGGCGGCCGGGCAAGTAAGCATCAAGTACGGCGCCAAAGGTCCGATTTCCGCCACGGCGACGGCCTGCACCACCTCGGCAAACGCCATCGGCGACGCGGCCCGCATCATCGAGCACGGCGACGCGGATGTGATGATTGCCGGCGGCTCCGAGGCGGCCGTCACACCGATGTCTGTGGGCGGATTTGCCGCCATGCGCGCCCTTTCGACGCGCAATGACGCTCCCACACGCGCCAGCCGCCCCTTCGACAAGGATCGTGACGGCTTCGTGGTGGGCGAAGGCGCAGGCATCCTGCTGCTTGAAGAGCTGGAGCACGCCAAGGCGCGCGGCGCCAACATCCTGGCCGAACTCATCGGCTACGGCATGAGCGCGGACGCCTATCACATGACCGGCATTGCCCCCGAAGGCGAAGGCGCCCAGCGCAGCATGCGCGCGGCCCTGCGCGACGCGGGCATCCAGCCGGAAGAGGTCGGCTACGTGAATGCGCATGCCACCTCGACACCGCTCGGCGACGGCAACGAGTCGAAGGCGATCGAGATCGTCTTCGGCGAACATGCCTTCACGCCGAAGTTCAAGGTCAGCTCCACCAAGTCGATGACCGGCCACCTTCTGGGCGGCGCGGGCGGCCTCGAGGCAGGCATCACCGTCCTCGCGCTGCGCGACCAGAAGCTGCCTCCGACCATCAACCTTGAGAACGTCGATCCGGAGTGCCACCTGGACTACGTGCCGAACGTAGCCCAGGACCACAGCTTCGACGTTGCCCTTTCGAACTCTTTTGGATTTGGCGGCATCAACGGCTCGCTCGTCTTCCGCCGCTGGAAGGGCTAA
- a CDS encoding GH92 family glycosyl hydrolase: MHAVASSVPLRGIVSAYLRFRPAGKKTLAVCLMGAVLSSAGFAQERDRASYVNQLIGTTNGGNVFPGATMPFGMVQFTPEASPVNPRRPIAAPGGYEYRATELRGFSLTNVEGWGCAGGSGDVPFMPITVAVDKSPSSDYRRAYAAGFTHADEKAEPGSYRVKLANGVEVSLSAALRMGVATFQFPADASSRVLVRTSDSEVGSTAAQTKVDAATGTVTGEVTSGNFCGYINEEDRRPYYTLHFVAKFDQPVTETGAWKDDKVMPGAATAEGGTGFGPKGFPEAGHGSGVWLGFGQGKTVRVRIGISYVSEANAAANLEADSKTGTTYEDISAHARAAWNAQLNRIETEGGTDEQKTVFTTALYHASMTPTTYSDVNGEYMGMDQKVHRVLAPQHVQYANFSGWDVYRSQLQLLTWLDPERGSDIAQSLFNQSQQDNGRWDRWTHLGGATHVMNGDPADGAVAAIWAFGGHSFDGKAALASLVHAAEIPSKEDLGDRGCPVECAGQRPGLDQYLKLHYIPVGAPAWGPAADTLEDVSADFSISALAGHLGDKAVERRFLVRAQYWKNIWNPKAAPDGGYFMNRNADGTFPMEIVDDDNDSDHKPQHFTPATGAGFVEGSAAQYVWMVPFNVAGLFAQMGGHDKAVARLDRFFYDDKGNPAVTNAGDLHAELNNEPSIETPWLYDFAGQPWKTQQLVRQVLDSIWKNAPNGIPGNDDLGEMSSWDVFASMGLYPEIPGRAELVLGSPIFTRVVVHRAQGDVTIEAPAADATHYYVSGVKVNGAASGKTWLPESFAQQGGRLVFELTDTPAKSWGSGANDAPPSFAPKAQ; encoded by the coding sequence ATGCATGCAGTGGCCAGCTCTGTCCCTCTCCGTGGTATCGTTTCCGCCTATCTCCGTTTTCGCCCTGCCGGGAAAAAAACGCTGGCTGTCTGCCTGATGGGAGCCGTGCTCTCCTCGGCTGGTTTTGCACAGGAGCGTGACCGTGCTTCCTATGTGAATCAGCTGATCGGTACGACGAATGGCGGCAACGTATTTCCGGGCGCGACGATGCCCTTCGGCATGGTGCAGTTCACTCCGGAAGCATCGCCGGTCAATCCGCGACGGCCGATCGCGGCGCCTGGCGGCTATGAGTATCGCGCGACGGAGCTGCGCGGCTTCAGCCTGACCAACGTGGAGGGATGGGGCTGCGCAGGCGGCTCGGGCGATGTGCCTTTCATGCCGATCACCGTGGCTGTCGACAAGTCGCCGTCGAGCGATTATCGCCGCGCTTACGCGGCGGGTTTCACGCATGCAGATGAAAAGGCCGAGCCGGGTTCCTATCGGGTGAAGCTGGCGAACGGTGTGGAGGTGAGTCTGTCGGCTGCGCTGCGCATGGGCGTTGCCACCTTCCAGTTCCCGGCAGATGCCTCGTCGCGCGTGCTGGTGCGGACGTCGGATTCGGAAGTGGGCTCTACTGCGGCGCAGACGAAAGTAGATGCGGCGACCGGCACCGTGACCGGAGAGGTAACCAGCGGCAATTTCTGCGGTTACATCAACGAAGAGGATCGCCGCCCCTACTACACGCTGCATTTTGTGGCGAAGTTCGACCAGCCGGTGACCGAGACGGGCGCCTGGAAGGATGACAAGGTGATGCCGGGCGCGGCGACGGCCGAAGGCGGCACGGGTTTCGGCCCGAAGGGATTTCCGGAGGCCGGCCACGGCTCGGGGGTGTGGCTGGGCTTTGGGCAGGGCAAGACGGTGCGGGTGCGTATCGGTATTTCATACGTAAGCGAGGCGAACGCGGCAGCGAACCTCGAAGCGGACAGCAAGACCGGCACGACGTATGAAGATATTTCGGCGCATGCGCGGGCGGCGTGGAACGCGCAGCTGAACAGAATTGAGACCGAAGGCGGCACCGACGAGCAGAAGACGGTCTTCACGACGGCGCTCTATCACGCATCGATGACGCCGACGACCTACAGCGACGTCAACGGCGAATACATGGGGATGGACCAGAAGGTGCATCGGGTACTCGCTCCGCAGCACGTGCAGTATGCGAACTTCTCCGGATGGGATGTGTACCGGTCACAGTTACAATTGCTGACCTGGCTCGACCCGGAGCGCGGAAGCGACATTGCGCAGAGCCTCTTCAACCAGTCGCAGCAGGATAACGGCCGCTGGGATCGATGGACGCATCTTGGGGGCGCGACGCACGTGATGAACGGCGATCCGGCCGATGGCGCGGTGGCGGCAATCTGGGCCTTCGGTGGGCACAGCTTCGATGGAAAGGCTGCGCTCGCGTCGCTGGTGCACGCGGCGGAAATTCCGTCGAAGGAGGATCTGGGCGACCGTGGATGCCCGGTCGAGTGTGCGGGGCAGCGTCCCGGCCTCGATCAGTATCTGAAGCTGCATTACATCCCGGTGGGTGCGCCTGCTTGGGGGCCTGCTGCGGACACACTCGAAGACGTTTCTGCGGATTTCAGCATCTCGGCGTTGGCCGGGCATCTTGGCGACAAGGCCGTCGAGCGGCGCTTCCTCGTGCGTGCGCAGTATTGGAAGAACATCTGGAACCCCAAGGCCGCGCCCGACGGTGGCTACTTCATGAACCGCAATGCCGACGGCACCTTCCCGATGGAAATCGTCGACGACGACAACGACAGCGACCACAAGCCGCAGCACTTCACGCCGGCCACGGGCGCGGGCTTTGTCGAGGGCTCGGCCGCGCAGTATGTATGGATGGTGCCCTTCAATGTGGCAGGGCTCTTCGCGCAGATGGGCGGTCATGACAAGGCGGTCGCGCGGCTCGATCGCTTCTTCTACGACGACAAGGGCAATCCCGCGGTGACGAACGCGGGCGATCTGCACGCGGAGTTGAACAACGAGCCGAGCATCGAGACGCCGTGGCTCTATGACTTCGCCGGTCAGCCGTGGAAGACACAGCAGCTGGTGCGCCAGGTGCTCGATTCGATCTGGAAGAACGCGCCGAACGGCATCCCCGGCAATGACGATCTGGGTGAGATGTCGAGCTGGGATGTCTTTGCCTCGATGGGTCTCTATCCGGAGATTCCCGGACGCGCGGAGCTGGTGCTGGGCAGCCCGATCTTCACCAGGGTCGTCGTGCATCGCGCGCAGGGCGACGTCACCATCGAAGCGCCGGCGGCCGATGCCACGCACTACTATGTGAGCGGCGTAAAGGTGAACGGTGCGGCCAGCGGGAAAACATGGCTGCCGGAGAGCTTTGCACAGCAGGGCGGACGGCTGGTTTTCGAACTGACCGATACACCTGCGAAGAGCTGGGGCTCAGGCGCGAATGATGCGCCTCCGTCCTTTGCTCCGAAGGCGCAGTAA
- a CDS encoding type VI secretion system Vgr family protein, with the protein MPLPSVEISGSVLQQSILASVEVIQELNQHWWCMIVCRQTEDQRLDAEDLLGQTVKVQTTDEDGTSHVHFSGFFYDVKMEYEIWGSYKAQLTAVSDSYKLDVTARKQYYAEQTLSSIAGTIGGRDGIPVSINAGGSKALNYVQYGETDFSFLNRIVDDYGAWSRPNESGLEVYDSFQSGASLNWREEGGLVEFSLQGALAPASFGGSHYDHHLMQSQTFDKVSKPPQFFDGGQRLTGAVLTASQNLPSGFEPQRARATTLDTYNDQLMAESERSIGGAVIGRGCSRNQNLMAGNTVTISGVLDAKGTYGLVRVEHHWTPQGYANNFLCTPWMQYRNRRAPAARVWSGIVPARVVDHDDPKKMGRIKVRFFWQEIDGSTHWARTTSPHAGPGRGFMFMPEVGDEVAVAFEDGDPERPVIIGALWNGVHEQPRDAFFGGEIPNNDIKRLLTKSGNRIQFIDKPGKESVVVATPNKLRIAMLENTDEHGRSTILVHSEDGDICLSAPNGQVHIRSKFFTKETN; encoded by the coding sequence ATGCCCTTGCCTTCCGTAGAGATCAGTGGAAGCGTCCTGCAGCAATCCATTCTTGCCTCCGTGGAAGTCATCCAGGAGCTGAATCAGCACTGGTGGTGCATGATCGTATGCCGCCAAACCGAAGATCAGCGTCTGGACGCGGAGGATCTCCTCGGGCAAACGGTGAAGGTCCAGACGACAGATGAAGATGGCACTTCTCATGTCCACTTTTCCGGCTTCTTCTACGACGTCAAAATGGAATATGAGATATGGGGAAGCTATAAAGCTCAGCTCACGGCGGTGAGCGATAGTTACAAGCTGGATGTGACGGCGCGCAAACAGTACTACGCGGAGCAGACGCTATCCTCGATTGCCGGCACCATCGGCGGCCGCGACGGCATTCCGGTCAGCATCAATGCCGGAGGCTCGAAGGCGCTGAACTACGTGCAGTATGGAGAGACCGATTTCTCCTTTCTGAATCGCATTGTGGATGACTACGGTGCGTGGTCACGCCCGAACGAGAGCGGTCTCGAGGTTTACGACAGCTTTCAGAGCGGTGCCTCGTTGAACTGGCGGGAAGAAGGAGGGCTGGTCGAGTTCAGCCTCCAGGGCGCACTGGCTCCGGCAAGCTTCGGCGGCTCGCACTACGATCATCACCTCATGCAGTCGCAGACCTTCGACAAGGTCTCCAAGCCGCCGCAGTTTTTCGATGGCGGTCAGCGGCTCACCGGCGCAGTTCTCACTGCTTCACAGAACCTGCCTTCCGGATTTGAGCCGCAACGGGCTCGCGCCACCACGCTGGATACGTACAACGATCAACTGATGGCCGAGAGCGAACGCTCGATTGGCGGCGCCGTGATTGGCCGCGGCTGCTCCCGCAATCAGAACTTGATGGCCGGCAATACCGTGACGATCAGCGGCGTGCTGGATGCCAAAGGAACATACGGGCTCGTGCGCGTGGAGCACCACTGGACTCCGCAAGGCTACGCGAACAACTTCCTCTGCACTCCCTGGATGCAATATCGCAACCGGCGCGCACCGGCTGCTAGGGTCTGGAGCGGGATCGTACCGGCACGCGTGGTGGATCATGACGATCCCAAGAAAATGGGCAGGATCAAGGTACGGTTCTTCTGGCAGGAGATCGATGGCTCTACGCACTGGGCCCGCACTACCAGTCCGCATGCCGGCCCCGGCCGCGGCTTCATGTTCATGCCGGAGGTCGGCGATGAGGTCGCAGTGGCGTTTGAGGATGGCGATCCGGAGCGTCCGGTCATCATCGGAGCGCTTTGGAACGGGGTTCACGAGCAGCCGCGCGATGCCTTCTTCGGCGGCGAAATCCCCAACAACGACATCAAACGCCTGCTCACCAAGAGCGGCAACCGCATCCAGTTCATCGATAAACCGGGCAAGGAATCCGTCGTGGTGGCGACGCCCAACAAGCTTCGCATTGCCATGCTGGAAAACACCGATGAGCATGGCCGGTCAACCATCCTGGTCCATTCCGAAGACGGTGATATCTGCCTGAGCGCACCCAACGGCCAGGTCCATATCCGCAGCAAGTTCTTCACCAAGGAGACGAACTGA
- a CDS encoding PP2C family protein-serine/threonine phosphatase, with protein MDIRIRAAGSSDRGRARRTNEDAFGFDLDRGLFIVCDGVGGRAAGEVASRSAVDCVLSRFPHSIEDFNDAGFELQRAIHVANRSIRAAQREEAYAGMCTTIVTAHFDGSRMWIAHIGDSRAYLLRRESLHRLTDDDSQLVQILRRDPLRLSSADAASLDSTLTQALGASDVVVPTVTMVQVQLGDCFLLATDGICKALSNSDMLSLLLASATPEQACQHLIHAADDSGGFDNATCIVVTID; from the coding sequence ATGGATATTCGCATTCGAGCGGCTGGGTCCAGCGATCGCGGACGGGCCCGCCGCACTAACGAGGATGCTTTCGGCTTCGATTTAGATCGCGGACTCTTTATTGTCTGCGATGGCGTGGGGGGACGCGCGGCGGGAGAGGTCGCCAGCCGTTCCGCAGTGGACTGTGTGCTCAGCCGCTTTCCGCACTCGATAGAGGATTTCAACGATGCAGGCTTTGAGCTGCAAAGGGCTATCCATGTGGCCAACAGGTCCATTCGCGCCGCACAGCGCGAAGAAGCCTACGCGGGCATGTGTACGACCATCGTCACCGCGCACTTTGACGGCTCGCGCATGTGGATCGCGCATATCGGTGATAGCCGCGCCTATCTGTTGCGGCGTGAAAGCCTCCATCGTCTTACCGACGATGACTCCCAGTTGGTGCAGATCCTCCGCAGAGACCCGCTTCGTCTCAGTTCTGCGGACGCTGCCAGTCTCGACAGCACACTTACCCAGGCTCTCGGCGCATCCGATGTTGTCGTGCCTACCGTGACGATGGTGCAGGTGCAGTTGGGAGACTGCTTTCTGCTCGCGACGGATGGCATCTGCAAGGCGCTTTCGAACAGCGACATGCTCTCTCTGCTGCTCGCATCCGCTACACCAGAGCAGGCCTGCCAGCACCTGATCCACGCAGCCGATGACTCCGGCGGTTTTGACAACGCAACCTGCATCGTTGTGACGATCGACTAG